A genome region from Bdellovibrionota bacterium includes the following:
- a CDS encoding ABC-F family ATP-binding cassette domain-containing protein: MAILINAHKLKKVFASRTLFDGLTFSIGSGERIGLIGPNGAGKSTLLKILAETSDLDGGTLSPQRGLKIGYLEQVPQFTDNATVQDSVMEGSHDPYDWQEISRAHQIMSKLSLTEGEVQAETLISNLSGGWKKRVALARELLKEPNLLLLDEPTNHLDIESIMWLENLLAKSNFATVTITHDRLFLQKVSNKIFELDRRHPDGLLKIDGDYAKYLEVREQLLTAQESLETKLKNTLRRETEWLRRGPQARLKKQQARIDQAGVLKDQVGDLTSRNQVQRVEMQLQGMDKNPKKLIEAKNISKKYGKSTVIPPLDLLLTPKSRIGLIGKNGCGKSTLIRLLTGKEKPDTGSVFHADQLQVVYFEQNRESLDQELSVIKTVCPAGDFVPYGDNGTMHVKSYLQRFLFSYEQMDMPVRKLSGGEQSRLLLAKLLLKKANVLILDEPTNDLDISTLDVLQDILSEFNGAIILVTHDRYFLDQASNLLLAFGVDEKGEKTITPMVGLDQWEEWYEDQVRLEQKIKATNKAGGSSSQDSGKKKKLSFKDQFALDNMDGNIKKAEELLAKLTAEYGKPENLADSKKLMELSKEIAKAQTEVDRLYALWESLS, from the coding sequence ATGGCGATTTTGATTAATGCTCACAAGCTAAAAAAAGTTTTTGCATCTAGAACTCTTTTCGACGGACTTACATTTTCTATCGGAAGTGGCGAGCGCATTGGTTTAATTGGACCTAATGGAGCTGGCAAATCAACATTGCTTAAAATATTAGCAGAAACTTCTGATTTGGATGGCGGCACTCTTTCTCCTCAACGGGGTTTGAAAATTGGATATCTGGAACAGGTTCCTCAATTTACGGACAACGCTACTGTACAAGATTCCGTAATGGAAGGGTCTCACGATCCCTATGATTGGCAGGAAATTTCGCGCGCCCACCAAATCATGTCGAAGTTATCTTTGACGGAGGGCGAAGTGCAGGCAGAGACCTTGATCTCCAATCTTTCCGGAGGTTGGAAAAAACGCGTAGCCCTCGCACGTGAACTTTTAAAAGAACCTAACTTATTACTTTTGGATGAACCCACCAACCATCTCGACATCGAAAGCATCATGTGGCTTGAGAATCTTCTAGCAAAATCCAACTTTGCTACGGTCACCATCACCCATGACAGATTGTTCCTGCAAAAAGTTTCCAATAAAATTTTTGAGCTCGATCGCAGGCACCCCGATGGACTTTTAAAGATTGATGGCGATTATGCAAAATATTTAGAAGTGAGGGAGCAACTCCTCACCGCTCAAGAAAGTCTAGAGACTAAACTTAAAAATACTCTCAGACGCGAAACCGAGTGGTTAAGACGTGGCCCACAGGCACGACTAAAAAAACAGCAAGCAAGAATAGACCAAGCAGGAGTTTTAAAAGATCAGGTTGGGGATCTAACTTCTCGAAACCAAGTGCAGCGTGTAGAAATGCAACTGCAAGGCATGGATAAAAATCCTAAGAAGTTGATTGAAGCTAAAAATATTTCTAAAAAATATGGTAAAAGTACCGTTATCCCTCCTCTAGATTTATTGCTCACGCCAAAGAGCCGTATTGGTTTGATTGGAAAAAATGGTTGCGGAAAATCCACCCTTATTAGACTTCTCACAGGAAAAGAAAAGCCCGATACGGGATCAGTCTTCCATGCTGATCAATTGCAGGTGGTTTACTTTGAACAAAACCGTGAAAGTCTCGATCAAGAATTGAGCGTGATCAAAACCGTTTGTCCTGCCGGAGATTTTGTACCTTATGGCGACAATGGTACCATGCATGTAAAGAGCTACTTACAAAGATTTTTATTTTCTTACGAACAAATGGATATGCCGGTCAGAAAACTTTCTGGCGGAGAACAAAGCAGACTTCTACTTGCAAAACTTTTACTGAAAAAAGCCAATGTTTTAATTCTCGATGAACCAACCAATGATCTTGATATTTCTACCCTGGATGTGCTCCAAGATATTCTGAGTGAATTCAATGGCGCCATTATTCTGGTCACCCATGATAGATATTTCTTGGATCAAGCCAGCAATTTGCTCTTGGCATTTGGCGTGGATGAAAAAGGCGAAAAGACCATCACTCCGATGGTAGGCCTTGATCAATGGGAAGAATGGTACGAAGACCAAGTACGCTTAGAGCAAAAAATTAAGGCCACGAACAAAGCCGGTGGTTCAAGCTCACAAGATTCCGGTAAAAAGAAAAAATTAAGCTTTAAAGATCAATTCGCTTTAGACAACATGGATGGAAATATCAAAAAAGCTGAAGAACTCCTTGCAAAACTTACGGCGGAGTATGGAAAACCAGAGAATTTAGCGGATTCTAAAAAACTAATGGAACTGTCTAAGGAAATTGCAAAGGCGCAAACCGAAGTCGATCGACTTTACGCTTTATGGGAAAGTCTTTCGTAA
- a CDS encoding cytochrome c3 family protein — protein MFKLGLTALVLVVVGAHAYFLVPPTGYNNGYQPDQPIPFDHTIHAGKYQISCQYCHSNVEKSRHATVPSLNVCMNCHKNVAADKPLIQRLKAAYEAGESIPWVKVNMLPDFVKFNHKRHIAKGVQCQTCHGPVETMQTYYQEKPLSMGWCIECHRKPEHNANISCDTCHY, from the coding sequence CTGTTTAAACTCGGGCTCACAGCGCTAGTGTTAGTTGTAGTTGGTGCGCATGCATATTTTTTGGTTCCACCAACAGGATACAACAACGGATATCAACCTGATCAACCGATTCCATTTGATCATACCATCCACGCAGGAAAGTACCAGATTAGCTGTCAGTACTGTCACTCGAACGTAGAGAAATCTCGTCACGCGACAGTGCCTTCACTAAACGTATGTATGAACTGTCATAAAAACGTGGCGGCTGATAAGCCTTTAATTCAAAGATTAAAAGCTGCTTACGAAGCTGGCGAAAGCATTCCTTGGGTAAAAGTAAACATGCTTCCTGACTTTGTAAAATTCAATCACAAGAGACACATAGCTAAAGGCGTTCAATGTCAAACATGTCACGGACCAGTTGAGACAATGCAAACTTACTATCAAGAAAAGCCTCTCTCAATGGGCTGGTGTATTGAGTGCCATAGAAAACCTGAACACAACGCAAACATCAGTTGCGACACTTGTCACTACTAG
- a CDS encoding TAT-variant-translocated molybdopterin oxidoreductase: MKNENNIETTTEKIFWKSLDEKYQTEEFKAIAQKEFVTSPFATEDGTDGVARRDFLKLMGASIALASTACIKRPVDYIVPYAEHPPEITPGVANYYASSWTFQGETHGLVVKTREGRPIYLSGNKKHPINQNGISAIAQAQILSLYDPDRLQAPVKRNEDGSYSKITWDKLDEEVTAVLKGGPVVLLSSSLNSPSTETLISDFFQGFKGKHVVWDSLGNDDVVAGQKASYGNTVAPRYRLDQAKMIVSIDADFLGTWSSSTELSRQFAQGRKPGKDMNKLVSFESMMSLTGANSDTRIPIAPSQQLTVAMGLINELVNNQKVSRYAGDGAVSKAASQFANAAEEIGMEKELLSQIAKDLWANRGASVVLTGGITTRTAQSADLHAAVNFLNTILENDGRAVDGTAVTTAAGGSYQDMKNLIQEMNEGKVSTLIIHRANPAYALPKSSGFVEALKKVKTVIYAGSHLDETGKLANYVAPDHHHLENWGDSEVQKGVYSIQQPTIRPLYDTRSLELTLISWAYQLDAGPSRLRDPDSWLDYLKKNWQNNLQKTAGVGGGFEDFWLTFLKEGVIDTSSRGGRRTAPSTARQFLVGSLTKIQKPVTKDVELVLYSKIGHADGSFANIAWLQEFPDPVTKIVWDNYFNVSPKMAHDLKIKEGTVIEVEANGVKMKLPAHIQPGLNAKTIAVAVGFGRTDAGSVGSNIGKNAFEYVNLKGDVPVFSGQEAKVSVTGEKIELACTQGHHSMEGRQIVVQATLKDYLNNPGANIHRHKMLSLWGTHEYKGYKWAMVIDQNVCNGCSACVIACQSENNIPTVGKKYILQGREMHWLRIDRYYAGDEANPETVFQPMLCQHCDNAPCETVCPVLATTHSDEGLNQMTYNRCVGTRYCSNNCPYKVRRFNWFNYATPLKKPQTMALNPDVTVRSRGVMEKCTFCTQRIHEAKNTAKDQNRKVKDGDVVTACQEACATGAIIFGNVNDPESQVAKLFKDPRSYSVLEEVNAVPSVRYQTKVRNSDTVATAKHHSSDSAGHDSKGGGAH, encoded by the coding sequence ATGAAAAACGAAAACAATATTGAAACAACGACAGAAAAAATTTTCTGGAAAAGCTTAGATGAAAAATATCAAACAGAAGAGTTCAAAGCTATTGCTCAAAAAGAATTCGTAACTTCTCCCTTCGCGACTGAAGATGGAACAGACGGTGTAGCAAGACGTGATTTCTTAAAATTGATGGGTGCAAGTATTGCTCTAGCAAGTACTGCATGTATCAAAAGACCTGTTGATTACATCGTTCCATACGCTGAGCATCCACCAGAGATCACTCCAGGTGTTGCAAACTATTACGCTTCATCATGGACATTCCAAGGTGAAACTCACGGACTTGTGGTTAAGACAAGAGAAGGTCGTCCAATTTATCTTTCTGGAAATAAAAAACATCCAATCAACCAAAATGGTATTTCAGCAATCGCTCAAGCACAAATTTTATCACTTTATGATCCAGACAGATTACAAGCTCCAGTAAAAAGAAACGAAGACGGATCTTATTCAAAAATCACATGGGACAAATTAGATGAAGAAGTAACTGCAGTGTTGAAGGGTGGACCAGTTGTTCTTCTTTCTTCATCTCTAAACTCTCCATCAACAGAAACTTTAATTTCTGATTTCTTCCAAGGCTTCAAAGGGAAGCATGTTGTTTGGGATTCATTAGGAAATGATGACGTGGTTGCTGGTCAAAAAGCATCTTACGGAAACACAGTCGCTCCGAGATACAGACTTGATCAAGCAAAGATGATTGTATCAATTGATGCTGACTTCTTGGGAACATGGTCAAGTTCAACGGAACTGTCTAGGCAATTCGCTCAAGGAAGAAAGCCTGGAAAAGACATGAATAAACTTGTGTCATTTGAATCCATGATGTCTTTGACTGGTGCAAACTCAGATACAAGAATCCCAATTGCTCCTTCACAACAGTTGACTGTAGCAATGGGTCTTATCAATGAACTTGTGAACAACCAAAAAGTTTCAAGATACGCTGGTGATGGCGCGGTTTCAAAAGCGGCTAGCCAATTCGCAAACGCTGCTGAAGAAATCGGAATGGAAAAAGAACTTCTTTCGCAAATTGCAAAAGATCTTTGGGCAAACCGTGGCGCTTCAGTAGTACTTACTGGTGGTATCACAACAAGAACAGCGCAAAGTGCTGATCTTCATGCAGCGGTGAACTTCTTAAATACAATTTTAGAAAACGATGGAAGAGCTGTTGACGGAACTGCAGTAACAACTGCTGCCGGTGGTTCTTACCAAGATATGAAAAACTTAATCCAAGAAATGAATGAAGGAAAAGTTTCTACTTTAATCATTCATAGAGCGAACCCAGCATATGCACTTCCAAAAAGCTCAGGCTTTGTTGAAGCTTTGAAAAAAGTGAAGACAGTGATTTATGCAGGTTCGCACTTAGATGAAACTGGAAAGCTTGCTAACTACGTAGCTCCAGATCATCACCATCTCGAAAACTGGGGAGACTCAGAAGTTCAAAAAGGTGTTTACTCAATCCAACAACCAACAATTCGTCCTCTATATGATACAAGGTCATTAGAATTAACTTTGATCTCTTGGGCATATCAATTGGATGCTGGTCCTTCAAGATTAAGAGATCCAGACAGCTGGTTAGATTATTTGAAAAAGAACTGGCAAAATAATCTTCAAAAAACTGCAGGCGTTGGCGGCGGGTTTGAAGACTTCTGGTTAACTTTCTTAAAAGAAGGTGTGATCGATACTTCATCACGTGGCGGAAGAAGAACTGCTCCAAGTACTGCGAGACAATTCTTGGTTGGTTCATTAACTAAAATCCAGAAGCCAGTGACTAAGGATGTAGAATTAGTTCTTTACTCTAAAATTGGCCACGCCGATGGAAGCTTTGCAAACATCGCATGGCTTCAAGAATTCCCAGATCCAGTTACAAAGATCGTATGGGATAACTACTTTAACGTTTCTCCAAAAATGGCTCATGATTTAAAAATCAAAGAAGGCACTGTAATTGAAGTGGAAGCAAACGGAGTGAAAATGAAACTCCCAGCTCACATTCAACCAGGCTTGAACGCAAAAACAATTGCAGTTGCGGTTGGTTTTGGAAGAACAGATGCAGGATCTGTTGGATCTAACATCGGTAAAAATGCATTTGAATACGTAAATCTAAAAGGCGATGTTCCAGTATTTTCAGGTCAAGAAGCTAAAGTTTCTGTGACAGGTGAGAAGATCGAACTTGCTTGTACTCAAGGCCATCATTCAATGGAAGGTCGTCAAATCGTAGTTCAAGCAACATTAAAGGATTACTTGAACAATCCAGGGGCAAACATCCATAGACATAAAATGTTATCTCTTTGGGGAACGCACGAATACAAAGGTTACAAGTGGGCGATGGTTATCGACCAAAACGTTTGTAACGGTTGCAGTGCTTGCGTGATCGCTTGTCAAAGTGAGAACAACATTCCAACAGTTGGGAAAAAATATATTCTTCAAGGTAGAGAAATGCACTGGTTGAGAATCGATCGTTACTATGCGGGCGACGAAGCAAATCCAGAAACAGTTTTCCAACCTATGCTCTGCCAACATTGTGACAATGCTCCTTGTGAAACAGTTTGTCCGGTTCTAGCTACTACTCATAGTGATGAGGGCTTAAACCAAATGACCTATAATAGATGTGTTGGGACGAGGTACTGTTCAAACAACTGTCCTTATAAAGTTAGAAGATTCAACTGGTTCAACTACGCAACTCCACTTAAGAAACCACAAACAATGGCGTTAAACCCAGATGTTACTGTGAGATCAAGAGGGGTCATGGAGAAATGTACTTTCTGTACACAAAGAATCCATGAAGCAAAGAACACAGCTAAAGATCAAAATAGAAAAGTAAAAGACGGTGACGTAGTAACAGCTTGCCAAGAAGCTTGCGCAACAGGAGCTATCATTTTCGGTAACGTGAATGATCCTGAATCTCAAGTGGCTAAACTTTTCAAAGATCCAAGATCATACTCTGTTCTTGAAGAAGTGAATGCTGTTCCATCAGTAAGATACCAAACTAAGGTGAGAAACAGTGACACAGTTGCAACAGCAAAGCATCACAGCAGTGATTCCGCTGGACATGACTCTAAAGGTGGAGGAGCCCACTAA
- the nrfD gene encoding NrfD/PsrC family molybdoenzyme membrane anchor subunit yields the protein MIKRDVLVGGNKTYKDISDDICSIVETVPTKGWFMYFLPAKMGLLFYVGVIAMIIGYGMGLMGVNHPVGWGTDIVTFVFWVGIGHAGTLISAVLFLFRQKWRTGINRTAEAMTIFAVMTAGIFPLIHTGRPWLAYWLIPYPNQRGPLWVNFRSPLLWDVFAVSTYLTVSLVFWYIGMVPDIATVRDRAKNKIRKLAYGVLSLGWRGTNRNWQHYESVYIILAGLSTPLVLSVHSIVSFDFAVSALPGWHTTIFPPYFVAGAIFSGFAMVVTLMVLIRNAFPVMKDYVTLNHMEVMNKIIMTTGMLVGYAYASEFFIAWYSGVEYEQYAFINRMFGPYWWAYWIMVTCNVIIPQIFWSKKMRRNIPVMFVVSIFVNIGMWFERFVITVTSLHRDYLPANWGMFNFTFYDFGVIIGSFGMFFTLFLLFIRVLPMVAMSEVKPVLDVGRGDKHERAH from the coding sequence ATGATTAAACGTGATGTCCTCGTCGGAGGAAATAAAACTTATAAAGACATTTCAGACGATATTTGTTCGATCGTAGAGACGGTTCCAACAAAAGGTTGGTTCATGTACTTCCTTCCAGCAAAAATGGGTCTTCTATTCTACGTGGGCGTGATCGCTATGATCATCGGTTACGGAATGGGACTCATGGGGGTTAACCATCCGGTAGGTTGGGGAACTGACATCGTAACATTCGTATTCTGGGTTGGTATTGGTCACGCGGGAACTTTAATTTCTGCAGTACTTTTCTTATTCAGACAAAAATGGAGAACAGGGATCAACAGAACTGCGGAAGCGATGACAATCTTTGCCGTAATGACTGCTGGTATTTTCCCTCTGATTCATACAGGTCGTCCATGGTTAGCATATTGGTTGATTCCATATCCAAACCAAAGAGGACCTCTTTGGGTAAACTTTAGATCGCCACTTCTTTGGGACGTGTTCGCGGTTTCAACTTACCTTACGGTTTCTCTAGTGTTCTGGTACATCGGTATGGTTCCGGATATCGCAACAGTAAGAGACAGAGCAAAAAATAAAATCAGAAAATTAGCTTACGGAGTTCTCTCGCTTGGTTGGAGAGGGACAAACAGAAACTGGCAACATTATGAATCAGTTTATATTATCTTAGCTGGTTTATCGACACCTCTAGTACTTTCGGTTCACTCGATCGTATCTTTTGACTTCGCGGTGTCTGCACTTCCTGGTTGGCATACAACGATCTTCCCTCCGTACTTTGTTGCGGGCGCGATCTTCTCTGGATTTGCGATGGTTGTGACGTTGATGGTCTTGATCCGAAACGCATTCCCTGTAATGAAAGACTACGTAACACTCAATCATATGGAAGTGATGAATAAGATCATCATGACGACGGGTATGCTTGTTGGTTACGCATACGCTTCAGAGTTCTTTATCGCTTGGTACTCAGGCGTTGAATATGAACAGTACGCATTCATCAACAGAATGTTTGGTCCATACTGGTGGGCTTACTGGATCATGGTAACTTGTAACGTAATTATTCCGCAAATTTTCTGGTCTAAGAAAATGAGAAGAAACATCCCGGTGATGTTTGTAGTTTCTATTTTCGTAAACATCGGTATGTGGTTCGAGAGATTCGTAATCACAGTAACATCTCTTCATAGAGATTACCTGCCAGCAAACTGGGGGATGTTCAATTTCACGTTCTATGACTTTGGCGTGATCATTGGGTCGTTTGGTATGTTCTTCACGTTATTCTTATTATTCATCCGTGTTTTACCAATGGTAGCGATGTCAGAAGTAAAACCAGTGTTAGATGTGGGCAGAGGAGATAAACATGAACGAGCTCATTAA
- a CDS encoding DUF3341 domain-containing protein: MNELINEINGLLRSRTDKGVAAIFDDEHALLRAAQKAYDSGYRKFETLSPFPIHGMDDAMGLKRSPVPWFTFIFGAIGLAFGLFVQWWMSAVSWPINVGGKPMFSLPAFIPVIFELTVLFAALSSVAGMLWLCNLPKVDPPIIHPDITSHKFCLFIPVNDHGYDEAKAKELMKGLGASEILMAEL; encoded by the coding sequence ATGAACGAGCTCATTAATGAAATCAATGGCCTCTTAAGATCTAGGACAGATAAAGGCGTTGCTGCAATTTTTGATGATGAACATGCTTTACTGAGAGCTGCTCAAAAAGCTTATGATTCTGGTTATAGAAAATTTGAAACATTATCACCATTTCCTATTCACGGAATGGACGATGCAATGGGATTAAAAAGATCTCCAGTGCCATGGTTCACATTCATCTTCGGAGCTATCGGATTAGCGTTCGGTCTTTTCGTTCAATGGTGGATGTCAGCAGTGAGCTGGCCGATCAATGTTGGTGGTAAACCAATGTTCTCATTACCAGCATTCATCCCTGTCATTTTCGAATTGACGGTATTGTTTGCAGCACTTTCATCAGTAGCAGGAATGCTCTGGTTGTGTAATCTGCCAAAAGTAGATCCACCAATTATTCACCCTGATATCACGTCTCATAAATTCTGCTTGTTCATTCCTGTGAACGATCATGGGTACGACGAAGCAAAAGCAAAAGAACTTATGAAGGGCTTAGGCGCTTCTGAAATTCTAATGGCGGAGTTATAG
- a CDS encoding cytochrome c has translation MKTLTFSKGILTLALVSVVMTGCLPEKRSKEPNVELTQDMMSDPSFKAQDFDKDKPGKRANMLPPPGTNPMNWTPYPNYQNDEEAKNFKNPLVSNKEILGKGERLFQIYCAVCHGTKGYGDGTIAEKSLVKPPSLQAEKVRGWTDGQINHLITKGRGLMGGYESQIPSQEDRWALVTYIRHMQKSLPAAGPNHDHSQHANEGK, from the coding sequence ATGAAAACTTTAACATTTTCTAAAGGTATACTAACTCTAGCTTTAGTTTCCGTTGTAATGACTGGTTGTTTGCCAGAAAAACGTTCTAAAGAACCCAATGTTGAGCTCACGCAAGACATGATGAGCGATCCATCTTTTAAAGCTCAAGACTTTGATAAGGACAAACCAGGTAAGAGAGCAAACATGCTTCCCCCGCCAGGAACAAATCCAATGAACTGGACACCATATCCAAATTATCAAAACGATGAAGAAGCGAAAAATTTTAAAAACCCACTTGTTTCTAATAAAGAAATTTTAGGAAAAGGTGAGAGACTCTTCCAAATTTATTGCGCCGTTTGCCACGGAACTAAAGGTTACGGAGATGGAACAATAGCGGAAAAGAGTTTAGTAAAACCACCATCACTTCAAGCTGAAAAAGTTAGAGGATGGACAGATGGTCAGATCAATCACTTGATCACTAAAGGTCGCGGACTCATGGGCGGATACGAAAGCCAAATTCCAAGTCAGGAAGATCGTTGGGCGTTGGTTACTTACATCAGACACATGCAGAAATCTTTGCCAGCAGCTGGGCCTAATCATGATCACTCACAACATGCGAATGAAGGAAAATAA
- a CDS encoding molybdopterin oxidoreductase, with product MGNVDHNHSHKLEVGTYVVSQKLKGIMFSFILIGLLTLVVGYVVDKERIWQSFLTNFFYFTSLALGGLFFTAIQYVTKAGWSAGVRRVFESLTAFLPVALVAAIVIIAFGSHSLFEWLHTDVVNADPILKGKQGYLNMPFFAIRTVVFFAIWMLFQKLIVGNSLKQDKTGDESLTHKNVSLSVGFLILFALTYSLFSIDFVMSLHPHWFSTMFGVYTFAGLFQASLSLITIIVIKLMDKGLVKGFVTEEHLHDLGKFMFAFTVFYAYIAFSQFMLIWYANLPEETIFYAHRAHGGWMAVSFSLLIFKFVVPFLMLLPRGAKRDKGHLVRVGCLILIMQWVDIYWLVYPNFNEGHVVFSYQEVGLFLGFLGLFIFTVTKFLSKNSLVAIKDPYIHESNHHHVL from the coding sequence ATGGGAAACGTTGATCATAACCATAGCCATAAACTCGAAGTCGGCACTTACGTTGTAAGCCAAAAGCTAAAAGGAATCATGTTTAGCTTTATCCTGATCGGTCTTCTAACTTTAGTAGTTGGATACGTGGTGGATAAAGAAAGAATTTGGCAGTCATTCCTGACAAATTTTTTCTATTTTACATCTTTAGCTTTAGGTGGACTTTTCTTTACAGCAATTCAGTATGTAACTAAAGCAGGTTGGAGTGCAGGTGTAAGAAGAGTATTTGAAAGCTTAACAGCATTCTTACCAGTAGCTTTGGTTGCAGCAATCGTAATCATCGCGTTCGGTTCTCATTCACTTTTTGAATGGTTACACACAGATGTTGTCAATGCAGATCCAATCCTCAAAGGTAAACAAGGCTACTTGAATATGCCGTTCTTTGCGATCAGAACAGTTGTGTTCTTTGCAATCTGGATGCTTTTCCAGAAATTAATCGTTGGAAATTCTTTGAAGCAAGATAAGACTGGCGACGAAAGCTTAACTCACAAAAACGTTTCACTTTCTGTTGGGTTTTTGATTCTTTTTGCTCTGACTTATTCACTGTTCAGTATTGATTTCGTAATGAGCTTACATCCACATTGGTTCTCTACAATGTTTGGTGTTTATACTTTTGCAGGATTATTCCAAGCGTCTCTATCACTGATCACTATCATTGTGATTAAATTGATGGATAAAGGCCTTGTGAAAGGTTTTGTGACGGAAGAACATCTTCACGATCTAGGGAAATTCATGTTCGCGTTCACAGTGTTCTACGCTTACATCGCGTTTTCTCAGTTCATGTTGATCTGGTACGCAAACTTACCTGAAGAAACTATTTTCTACGCACACAGAGCACACGGTGGTTGGATGGCAGTGTCATTTTCACTTCTGATCTTTAAGTTCGTAGTTCCATTCTTGATGTTGTTACCAAGAGGCGCTAAGCGTGACAAAGGTCACCTTGTGCGCGTTGGTTGCTTGATCCTAATCATGCAATGGGTAGACATCTATTGGTTGGTATATCCAAACTTTAACGAAGGACACGTAGTGTTCTCGTACCAAGAAGTAGGGTTGTTCTTGGGCTTCTTAGGATTGTTTATCTTCACTGTGACGAAATTTTTGTCGAAGAATAGTCTGGTGGCGATTAAAGATCCGTATATCCACGAATCAAACCATCACCACGTCCTTTAA
- a CDS encoding phosphatase domain-containing protein, translated as MDDTIKASHVRKKSDSAANAFVTTLAFRGMKETYEEVLANEGAEIIYVTNALDTIMNDSHSKFIKNNEFPKGKIFFRKGSADTHKYSTIKNYLLSNLDIDKLILVGDNGERDILFYDQIAQEFKDRLTSINTYIRIVYSEPYKVLPLAENQKGFVSPLELLADLTVSNFIKVERYYEIAGKQSQEILVAEKTDSKSPQYFPSWLTCKGFDPGSYEELMTPIIEKGFEKVRSICQ; from the coding sequence ATCGATGACACGATCAAAGCTTCTCATGTGCGTAAGAAATCTGATTCCGCGGCAAATGCTTTTGTAACCACTTTGGCTTTTAGAGGAATGAAAGAGACTTATGAAGAAGTTCTCGCAAATGAAGGAGCTGAAATCATATATGTGACCAACGCTCTAGATACCATAATGAACGATTCCCATTCCAAATTCATTAAGAATAATGAATTCCCTAAAGGAAAAATATTTTTTAGGAAAGGAAGTGCCGATACTCACAAATACTCCACGATCAAGAATTACTTATTATCAAATCTCGATATAGATAAACTGATCTTGGTGGGGGACAATGGAGAAAGAGATATTTTGTTTTACGATCAAATCGCTCAAGAATTCAAAGATCGGCTGACGAGCATCAACACCTACATTCGTATTGTTTATTCAGAGCCGTATAAAGTGTTGCCCCTGGCAGAAAATCAAAAAGGATTTGTTTCTCCATTGGAACTTCTAGCGGATTTAACTGTAAGTAATTTTATAAAAGTAGAAAGATATTATGAAATTGCCGGAAAACAGTCACAAGAAATTTTGGTAGCAGAAAAAACCGACAGTAAAAGCCCTCAGTATTTTCCGAGTTGGCTAACTTGCAAAGGCTTTGACCCCGGCTCTTATGAAGAATTAATGACACCAATTATAGAAAAAGGCTTTGAAAAGGTTCGTTCCATTTGCCAGTAA